The DNA sequence TCGGTCGAGCAGCTCGCGCGTTGTGAGCGTCGCGGTCATGCGTTGACTCCCAGCGATTCCGCCACCACACCGACCAGGTCACGCGCCGCTGGCGGAGTCACCGCGTTGCCGGACTGGCGGACCTGTTCGCGGCGGTTGCCGAGGATTCGGTAGTCGGCGGGGAAGTCCATTGCGCGGGCGATCTCGCGTGGCTCGAGCATGCGGAACAGGACGTCGTTGATGTCGACAGTGGGCCGGGTGAGCAGAGCGTGCGTCTCGACCGTTGTGACCGTGGGAAGCTCATGGTCGGCGGGCCGCGACCCACCGTTGCCGTAGTAACTGGTGATCAGTGGCTTCGGCTCATGGCGATACCACCGACCGTGGAAGACGTCCTCACGTGTCACTTCGCCGTGATCGACCGTCACCAAACCGTGGTGGTTCCCGGATGCGGTGACGGTGGCTAGCGGGTCCGCCGTGGGCCGCGCGACGCTGCCGCCGCCGCGCAGTTCCGCGATGAACGCCAGCCCGGTCTCGCTGCGGGTCGTCATCGTGCGCAGCGGATCACCCACCGGCGACGCAGACTTACCGAGGCGGCCCTCGACCGGCACCGCAAGCGCCTTCGTGGTCTCGACCGTCGTCACAGTGGATAACGGATCGCCGAGCGAACGCACCCGGTACTCGCCGCGGCGGTCAAGGATGAACGGCGCCCAGTAGCGGTCGATGGCCGCCTGGATGCGGCCCAGCGTCTTGGCCGCCAGTGGCTTGTCGCGGTCACCGATCCGCTGGCCCAGCAGGGTCCAGTCGATGATCTCGGCCGCCGGCCGGAACAGTGGCTCGACGATCTGGTTGCGGCACTTCCCGCTTGGACAACGGAAGTTGTACTGGGCGCGGTAGCGGCCCCACGGCCGGTCGGGTTTCTTCCACACCTGCATGGCCCGCACCGGCCCGCACTCGCCACAGATCGCGTGCGGACGCACGACCTGCTCCAAGTCCGGGGCGGTGTTTCCCGCGCGCCAGAA is a window from the Mycobacterium sp. SVM_VP21 genome containing:
- a CDS encoding DNA cytosine methyltransferase, whose translation is MLTLTDMFCGAGGSSTGAMQIPDVEVVVAANHWQLAIDTHAENHPDTDHRCADLSQVDPRVFPRTNLGWFSPSCTKHSIAQGKKRADAQPDLFGEILPDEAAERSRATMWDVVRFSEYHHYEAVIVENVVDVAQWPPFRAWLAAMESIGYLHRIVYLNSMHAQVFGAGAPQSRDRIYIVFWRAGNTAPDLEQVVRPHAICGECGPVRAMQVWKKPDRPWGRYRAQYNFRCPSGKCRNQIVEPLFRPAAEIIDWTLLGQRIGDRDKPLAAKTLGRIQAAIDRYWAPFILDRRGEYRVRSLGDPLSTVTTVETTKALAVPVEGRLGKSASPVGDPLRTMTTRSETGLAFIAELRGGGSVARPTADPLATVTASGNHHGLVTVDHGEVTREDVFHGRWYRHEPKPLITSYYGNGGSRPADHELPTVTTVETHALLTRPTVDINDVLFRMLEPREIARAMDFPADYRILGNRREQVRQSGNAVTPPAARDLVGVVAESLGVNA